One Triticum dicoccoides isolate Atlit2015 ecotype Zavitan chromosome 5B, WEW_v2.0, whole genome shotgun sequence genomic window carries:
- the LOC119309710 gene encoding uncharacterized protein At4g26485-like, with amino-acid sequence MAVAWNDGAAGTKWLKHYSSAQSILVVGDGDFSFSLALATAFGSGANLVATSLDSYAELNIKYSDGTSNVAKLEAMGATVLHGVDVKDMNLHANLQLRWFDRIVFNFPHAGFNGREDKVDVIKSHQELVRSFFATARHMLWRHGEIHVTHKTKHPYSMWGIEQLASQSSLAMVEQAAFQIQDYPGYNQKRGSSWRCDQDFPIGDSFTFKFCLG; translated from the exons ATGGCCGTGGCGTGGAACGACGGGGCAGCGGGAACCAAGTGGCTGAAGCACTACTCCTCGGCGCAGAGCATCCTGGTCGTCGGCGACGGGGACTTCTCCTTCTCGCTGGCGCTCGCCACCGCCTTCGGCTCCGGCGCGAACCTCGTCGCCACGTCCCTCGACTCCTACG CGGAACTGAACATCAAGTACAGCGACGGGACATCCAACGTGGCGAAGCTTGAGGCGATGGGCGCCACGGTGCTACACGGCGTCGACGTGAAAGATATGAATCTCCACGCCAATCTGCAGCTGAGATGGTTCGATCGGATCGTCTTCAACTTCCCTCACGCCGGGTTCAATGGACGCGAGGACAAAGTGGATGTGATCAA GTCGCACCAGGAGCTGGTGAGGAGCTTCTTCGCCACCGCCCGGCACATGCTCTGGCGTCACGGCGAGATCCACGTCACCCACAAGACCAAGCACCCCTACTCGATGTGGGGTATCGAGCAGCTGGCCTCTCAGTCCTCGCTCGCTATGGTCGAGCAAGCTGCCTTTCAGATACAAGACTACCCTGGCTATAACCAGAAGAGAGGGTCGAGCTGGAGGTGCGACCAAGACTTCCCTATAGGTGATTCCTTCACCTTCAAGTTCTGCTTGGGATGA